The sequence below is a genomic window from Streptomyces sp. NBC_00289.
CCGCCTGCTGGTCCAGGAGTCGATCCAGGACGAGCTCCTCGAGTCCCTCAAGCGCAGGCTCTCCACGCTCCGCCTCGGCGACCCGATGGACAAGAACACGGACATCGGGGCGATCAACTCGGCCGAGCAGCTCTCGCGCATCACCACGCTCGTCGAGCAGGGCGAGGCGGAGGGCGCCGAGCGCTGGTCGGCGGCCTGCGAACTCCCCTCGTCCGGCTACTGGTTCGCCCCGACGCTGTTCACCAACGTCACCCAGGCGCACACCGTCGCCCGCGACGAGATCTTCGGCCCGGTGCTGTCCGTCCTCAGCTTCCGTACCCCGGACGAGGCCGTCGCCAAGGCCAACAACACGCCGTACGGCCTGTCGGCGGGCATCTGGTCGGAGAAGGGCTCCCGCATCCTGGCGGTGGCGAACAAGCTCCGGGCGGGCGTCGTCTGGTCCAACACGTTCAACAAGTTCGACCCGACCTCGCCGTTCGGCGGTTACAAGGAGTCGGGCTTCGGCCGCGAGGGCGGCCGCCACGGCCTGGAGGCGTACCTCGATGTCTGACAAGTCCGAGCAGCAGCGCCTCAGCGTCTTCAAGACCTACAAGCTGTACGTCGGCGGGAAGTTCCCGCGTTCGGAGAGCGGCCGGGTGTACGAGGTGACCGACCCCAAGGGCAAGTGGCTGGCGAACGCGCCCCTTTCCTCCCGCAAGGACGCCCGTGACGCGGTCGTCGCCGCCCGCAAGGCGTTCGGCGCCTGGTCGGGCGCGACCGCCTACAACCGGGGCCAGGTCCTCTACCGCGTCGCCGAGATGCTGGAGGGCCGCAAGGGGCAGTTCGTCCACGAGGTCGCCGACGCCGGGGGCCTGTCGAAGTCGAAGGCCGCCGACCAGGTGGACGCGGCCATCGACCGCTGGGTCTGGTACGCGGGCTGGACCGACAAGATCGCCCAGGTCGTGGGCGGCGCCAACCCGGTCGCGGGCCCGTTCTTCAACCTGTCCTCCACGGAGCCGACCGGAGTGGTGGCGGTCCTCGCCCCGCAGGAGTCGTCGTTCCTGGGCCTGGTCTCCGTCGTCGCCCCGGTGATCGCCACCGGCAACACGGCGGTCGTGATCGCCGGCGAGCGGTTCCCGCTGCCGGCCCTCTCCCTCGG
It includes:
- a CDS encoding aldehyde dehydrogenase family protein; protein product: MSDKSEQQRLSVFKTYKLYVGGKFPRSESGRVYEVTDPKGKWLANAPLSSRKDARDAVVAARKAFGAWSGATAYNRGQVLYRVAEMLEGRKGQFVHEVADAGGLSKSKAADQVDAAIDRWVWYAGWTDKIAQVVGGANPVAGPFFNLSSTEPTGVVAVLAPQESSFLGLVSVVAPVIATGNTAVVIAGERFPLPALSLGEVLATSDLPGGVVNVLSGRTAEIAAPLAAHQDVNAIDLAGADDVLAKELEIAAADNLKRVLRPQPVDDWSAAPGTDRMTAFLETKTVWHPTGSLGASGSGY